Sequence from the Terriglobales bacterium genome:
TGTAGTCGATTTTGTGGCGGTGAAAGCGCCAAGATTCAACAAGCTCAGGAACTCGGGGACAGACGGGACGTTTCTCTACCGGCCAGCGACCAGCGTGCGCCCGAGAGATCCTTCGGGCAAAGCCCTCAGGATGACCGCCGCGGGCTCGGACGCCCGAGAGATCCTTCGGGCGAAGCCCTCACGATGACGCCCGCGGGGCTCGGACGCCCCGCCAAGAGATCCTTCGGGGAAGACCCCTCAGGATGACCGCCGCGGGCTCGGACGCCCGCGAAACGCGGTCATTTGATGCTGACGGTGAGCATCTGGGCGCCGGTCACCACGTAGTCCATCGGCGTTGCGTACTCGTTGACCGCGGATTCGCCGACCACCACCATGTCCTGCGTGCCGCGCATGCCCTCCATCACGTTCATGACCGAGAGCGGCAAGGTCGGCATCACTTTGTCTTCCACCATGGCCTGCGGGTTGGCTTCCAGCAGGGAGACGTAGAGCTGGTCGTTGGTGTGCTCCTTGTTCAGCAGAGCGATGGTCGAGCCCAGGTCGAGCTTGCGGCTCGGGACCGGGCTGCGGCGGCCACGGTCCAGCGTGTCGCCGTCGCTGACCAGGATGCGCAGCGTGCCCTTGGGCGTCGAGGTCGGGATCTTCACCGCGATCTGTTTCACGATGCGTTCCCCGCGATACGGCCGCAACGACGCCTCCAGGGTGATCTCATCGCCCGGCCGGGCCTCGGTCACGTCGGTGCGCACGCTCTCCAGCCGCGCCCAGCGGCGCTCCTTCAGCACCTCGAAATCCATGGTCACGCCCTCGATCGCCGGCGTGGCGTAGGGGTTGTCGAAGATGCGGCTGAAGCGCTCGCCCACCGACAGGGCGGCGGCGAAGGCCGTCGGCTGCGCCGCGTCCATGGGCGCGAACATGTTCTGCACCGTGACGTCAGGATAGCCTTCCACCCGGATCTTGCCGCTCATGCGGTAGGTGGCGTCTTCGCCCGATTCGTTCAGCCCCTGCAGCGAAGTGAAGACCGTGGCCATGATGGCCACCGGCGTCATCTTCGCGTTGTTCAGGACCTCATAATGGAATTCCTTGGTCCGGGCGCCGCCCTGCACCCGCAGGGTCACCGGGATCATCTTCGGCGACTTGCCGAACTCGCCCAGGATGCCGCTGTGCCGGTCCTGCACGAACGCGCCCACCGGTTCGGTGGTGTTCACGATCTTGAAGGCGTTGGCCGGCGACGCCAGCGTGGTCACCACGTAGGCTTTGGTCATCGGCATCTCGATGTGCCCGAACTGCAGCAGGGGGTGGCCGCAGGCCAGCAGGCGCTGCGGGTCCACGTAGGTGACGGTG
This genomic interval carries:
- a CDS encoding SpoIVB peptidase S55 domain-containing protein — its product is MKNVVALRVVSRALLLATLCCALPGWTAEKRAPQLDVATLPVSQLRPGMRGVAYTVFEGTKVEPMELEVLGVLKDANGPKSDIILVRLMGKKPEYTGVVAGMSGSPVYVDGKLVGALAFRVGQFAKDPIAGVTPIADMLEIDALDQTLPESRARPEPARTEVSRTSGPGAPGEVQSFSQYLQPIETPLVFSGFSEEAVRLFAPRFKEMGIVPVTGIGAAASDQAQPEPLVPGSAVSAVLVRGDLNVAGTCTVTYVDPQRLLACGHPLLQFGHIEMPMTKAYVVTTLASPANAFKIVNTTEPVGAFVQDRHSGILGEFGKSPKMIPVTLRVQGGARTKEFHYEVLNNAKMTPVAIMATVFTSLQGLNESGEDATYRMSGKIRVEGYPDVTVQNMFAPMDAAQPTAFAAALSVGERFSRIFDNPYATPAIEGVTMDFEVLKERRWARLESVRTDVTEARPGDEITLEASLRPYRGERIVKQIAVKIPTSTPKGTLRILVSDGDTLDRGRRSPVPSRKLDLGSTIALLNKEHTNDQLYVSLLEANPQAMVEDKVMPTLPLSVMNVMEGMRGTQDMVVVGESAVNEYATPMDYVVTGAQMLTVSIK